A stretch of Desulfomonilia bacterium DNA encodes these proteins:
- a CDS encoding flavin reductase, which produces MGEINSKALWDISYGLYIVTSISGDKANGQIANTAFQVSNKPAKVAVSINKENLTHEYIKASGVLAISTLEEDTPLPFIGTFGFKSGRDIDKLSQAKYFKGETGCPIVTENCLSWMEGKVIGEADAGTHTVFIVEIIGCDVLKKGKPLTYAVYQDVKKGKAPKTAPTYKGDVAREEEKQEIKKGENMQKYVCGVCGYIYDPEKGDSEGGIPAGTPFDKLPESWTCPVCGASKDEFSPE; this is translated from the coding sequence ATGGGTGAGATTAATTCAAAGGCACTCTGGGATATAAGCTATGGTCTGTATATTGTCACCAGCATATCCGGCGATAAGGCAAACGGTCAGATTGCAAACACCGCCTTCCAGGTAAGCAACAAGCCTGCAAAGGTCGCCGTAAGCATAAACAAGGAAAACCTTACGCATGAATACATCAAGGCAAGCGGTGTACTGGCCATATCAACACTTGAAGAGGACACACCTCTGCCTTTTATAGGCACATTCGGATTCAAGTCTGGCAGAGACATCGATAAATTGTCTCAGGCGAAATACTTCAAAGGCGAAACAGGCTGCCCCATTGTTACAGAAAACTGCCTCTCATGGATGGAAGGCAAGGTCATCGGTGAAGCCGATGCCGGCACTCACACGGTTTTCATTGTAGAAATTATTGGTTGCGATGTGCTGAAAAAAGGCAAACCACTTACATATGCCGTTTATCAGGATGTCAAGAAGGGAAAGGCGCCAAAGACGGCTCCTACATACAAGGGAGATGTCGCCAGGGAAGAAGAAAAACAAGAAATTAAAAAAGGAGAGAATATGCAGAAATACGTATGCGGAGTTTGCGGATATATCTATGACCCGGAAAAGGGAGATTCGGAAGGCGGAATCCCTGCAGGAACCCCGTTCGATAAACTGCCTGAAAGCTGGACCTGCCCTGTATGCGGTGCAAGCAAGGACGAATTTTCACCTGAATAG
- a CDS encoding FprA family A-type flavoprotein, which produces MPGFKAVKITEDVFWVGAIDWNIRDFHGYSTHRGSTYNAYLILADKITLVDTVKAPFKEELMSRISSVIDPKKIDIIISNHTEMDHSGCLSEIIRETEPDKVYASVMGVKGLNEHFSIEKEIIPLKSGDELSLGNMTLAFTETRMLHWPDSMFSYLKERKLLFSQDAFGMHMASDERFADELPADLLEFEGATYYANILLPYSQLVLNLIEKLKASGMQLETVAPDHGPVWRGQGISHIIGRYQDWATQKPTMKAVIVYDTMWKSTEKMARAIEEGLLEGGAKVKSIHMGASHRSDVAFELLESGAFVAGAPTLNNNLFPSMADVLTYIKGLKPKNLVGAAFGSYGWSGESAAQVDAYLKEIGVETVAEPLKIKWVPNAEAIEKCRQLGLAIASKMKEKM; this is translated from the coding sequence ATGCCTGGATTCAAGGCTGTTAAGATTACTGAAGATGTTTTCTGGGTGGGCGCCATCGACTGGAACATAAGAGACTTTCACGGGTACTCCACTCACAGGGGAAGCACATACAATGCCTACCTGATACTTGCGGACAAGATAACACTTGTTGATACCGTAAAAGCGCCTTTTAAAGAAGAGCTAATGAGCCGCATTTCTTCAGTAATCGATCCGAAAAAGATTGACATAATCATATCCAACCACACCGAAATGGATCACTCCGGATGCCTTTCGGAAATAATCAGGGAAACTGAGCCGGATAAGGTCTACGCCTCTGTAATGGGGGTAAAGGGATTAAATGAGCATTTCTCGATAGAAAAGGAAATAATCCCTCTCAAAAGCGGGGATGAACTAAGCCTCGGTAACATGACGCTTGCATTCACCGAAACACGAATGCTCCACTGGCCAGATTCCATGTTCAGCTATTTAAAGGAAAGAAAGCTCCTCTTTTCCCAGGATGCATTCGGTATGCATATGGCCAGCGATGAGCGCTTCGCGGATGAACTGCCTGCAGACCTGCTCGAATTCGAAGGGGCCACTTATTATGCAAATATTCTGCTTCCCTATTCGCAGCTTGTACTCAATCTGATTGAAAAACTAAAGGCGAGCGGGATGCAGCTTGAAACAGTTGCGCCCGATCACGGTCCCGTATGGAGAGGCCAGGGTATTTCACATATCATCGGCAGATATCAGGATTGGGCAACGCAGAAACCAACAATGAAGGCTGTCATCGTTTATGATACCATGTGGAAATCAACGGAAAAAATGGCCCGTGCAATAGAAGAAGGTCTTCTGGAAGGCGGAGCAAAGGTGAAATCGATTCACATGGGCGCATCGCATAGAAGCGATGTAGCCTTTGAACTGCTTGAGTCAGGGGCCTTTGTCGCAGGCGCCCCTACTTTGAACAACAACCTCTTCCCGTCCATGGCGGACGTTCTTACATATATTAAGGGTCTGAAGCCAAAAAATCTTGTTGGCGCGGCATTCGGCTCATACGGATGGAGCGGCGAGTCTGCTGCACAGGTTGATGCATACCTTAAAGAAATAGGCGTTGAAACAGTTGCAGAACCTCTGAAAATCAAGTGGGTGCCGAATGCTGAGGCAATTGAGAAATGCAGACAGCTCGGACTGGCAATCGCATCTAAAATGAAGGAGAAAATGTAA